In the genome of Ignavibacteriales bacterium, one region contains:
- a CDS encoding LemA family protein, translating into MKKGTIIALSIVGIILIGIVVMVLWGISAYNNLVTINESVTQSWSQVENQYQRRADLIPNLVNTVKGYAEFERGVLTDVTEARAKVSQMNITPEVLNDPVAFQRFQQVQGELSGALSRLLVTVENYPNLKANENFLQLQAQLEGTENRISVERKKFNETVQTYNTTIKRFPNSMMAGIFGFGEKQYFKSAPGSETAPKVEF; encoded by the coding sequence ATGAAGAAAGGTACGATAATAGCTCTCTCAATTGTGGGCATAATCCTTATTGGAATTGTAGTAATGGTTTTATGGGGAATAAGCGCATACAATAATTTGGTTACGATAAATGAAAGTGTAACTCAAAGCTGGAGCCAGGTAGAAAATCAATATCAGAGAAGAGCAGATCTTATTCCGAATCTTGTTAATACAGTTAAAGGTTATGCTGAATTTGAAAGAGGAGTCCTGACAGATGTAACAGAAGCACGCGCTAAAGTCAGCCAGATGAACATTACCCCCGAAGTATTAAATGATCCTGTTGCGTTTCAACGATTCCAGCAGGTGCAGGGTGAATTAAGCGGTGCGTTATCCCGACTGCTGGTGACTGTAGAGAATTATCCGAACCTAAAAGCAAATGAAAATTTTCTTCAGCTTCAGGCACAGCTTGAAGGTACTGAGAACAGAATCTCTGTAGAAAGAAAAAAGTTTAATGAAACTGTTCAGACGTATAACACAACAATAAAAAGATTTCCAAATTCAATGATGGCGGGAATATTCGGATTCGGGGAAAAACAATATTTTAAATCAGCTCCCGGATCAGAAACTGCTCCAAAGGTTGAGTTCTGA
- a CDS encoding ATP-binding protein, which yields MKRRDLLDLIEEGENLQCEFKRKFSSPEKIAREMLAFANTKGGYIIFGVDDDKEVVGVESEKSEAELVTQAAKELCEPPIEYEIEYIELYGKELVIASVPESDNKPHRLQDYLDLDINTAVVPIRVNDKSIQASKEMIRIMRANTGQMKLKKYSIGQLEKSVFEYLSKNETISVKQLSELVNISERRASRTLVKMVRANLLAIHTKDNGEEFFTGR from the coding sequence ATGAAACGAAGAGATCTTCTTGATTTAATTGAAGAAGGTGAAAACCTTCAATGCGAATTTAAACGCAAATTTTCGTCACCCGAAAAAATTGCGCGTGAGATGCTGGCATTTGCAAATACAAAAGGCGGCTATATCATCTTTGGCGTTGATGATGATAAAGAAGTTGTCGGAGTTGAAAGTGAAAAGTCGGAAGCGGAGTTAGTTACGCAGGCAGCAAAAGAATTATGTGAACCTCCGATCGAATATGAAATAGAATACATTGAACTTTACGGCAAAGAATTGGTTATCGCATCAGTACCGGAATCTGATAACAAACCGCACAGGCTGCAGGACTATCTCGATTTAGACATCAACACAGCCGTTGTTCCGATAAGGGTCAATGACAAAAGCATACAGGCGAGCAAAGAAATGATACGTATTATGCGCGCCAATACAGGGCAGATGAAATTAAAAAAATATTCTATCGGTCAGCTTGAAAAAAGCGTGTTCGAATATCTCTCAAAGAATGAAACTATTTCGGTTAAACAGTTAAGCGAGCTTGTAAACATCTCAGAAAGAAGAGCATCACGAACATTGGTAAAAATGGTCAGGGCAAATTTGCTGGCAATTCACACAAAGGATAACGGTGAAGAATTTTTTACGGGAAGGTGA
- the yidD gene encoding membrane protein insertion efficiency factor YidD gives MKLLFLLILASPFFLIAQSETEKWEKSDHIYEIKSSQHSHQEQSSGSSVTSSFVSVYKFFISDIDGDNCAFNPSCSSFFSEAADEVGFISGVLLFADRLTRDFNPAGRDENYQYKINGRYSDPVSRYISFNSRR, from the coding sequence ATGAAACTACTTTTCCTTTTAATATTAGCTTCTCCGTTTTTCTTAATTGCACAAAGTGAAACGGAGAAGTGGGAAAAGTCAGATCACATCTATGAAATCAAGTCGAGTCAGCATTCCCATCAGGAACAATCGTCAGGGAGTTCAGTAACTTCTTCATTCGTTTCCGTATATAAATTTTTTATTTCTGATATTGACGGGGATAACTGCGCTTTTAATCCATCATGTTCTTCTTTCTTTTCAGAAGCTGCTGATGAGGTTGGATTCATTTCAGGAGTTTTACTTTTTGCCGACAGACTAACAAGAGATTTTAATCCTGCAGGAAGAGATGAAAATTATCAGTATAAAATAAATGGAAGATATTCTGATCCCGTCAGCAGGTATATTTCTTTTAATTCACGCCGATAG
- a CDS encoding TPM domain-containing protein, translating into MSKLILFIFILSQAGISQPDIPQLKQWATDLSSTLSSGEINSLNRRLKTYEDTTSNQLVLLMIPTLDDYPIEMFTHEVAEKNKIGTKENNNGVLFFIARNDRKLRLEVGYGLEGALPDALANSIIRNDIVPYFKRNEFYNGIVSGLNAIVAAIGGEYANSPEPSDESQPVSVISTILFILIAIIISFLRKGSGRGGGGFIYYGGGFGGSGGRSSGSFGSFGGFSGGGGSFGGGGSSGSW; encoded by the coding sequence TTGAGTAAACTAATTTTATTTATATTTATTTTAAGTCAGGCTGGAATAAGCCAGCCTGATATTCCTCAACTAAAACAATGGGCAACTGATCTTTCTTCAACACTGTCTTCCGGTGAAATTAATTCTCTAAACAGAAGATTAAAAACTTATGAAGACACAACAAGTAATCAACTTGTTCTGTTAATGATTCCTACTCTCGACGACTATCCTATAGAAATGTTCACACATGAAGTTGCTGAGAAAAATAAAATCGGAACTAAAGAAAATAATAACGGGGTACTTTTTTTTATTGCAAGGAATGACAGAAAACTCAGACTTGAAGTTGGTTATGGTCTTGAAGGTGCGCTTCCTGATGCCCTGGCAAATTCGATAATCAGAAATGATATTGTACCTTACTTCAAACGAAATGAATTTTATAACGGAATTGTTTCGGGTTTAAATGCTATTGTAGCCGCAATTGGAGGAGAATATGCTAATAGTCCCGAGCCTTCGGATGAGAGTCAGCCGGTTTCGGTTATATCAACTATCTTGTTCATATTGATTGCCATCATCATATCATTTCTCAGGAAAGGAAGCGGAAGAGGCGGCGGGGGATTCATTTATTATGGCGGCGGGTTTGGCGGAAGCGGTGGCAGAAGCAGCGGAAGTTTCGGAAGCTTTGGCGGATTCAGCGGAGGAGGGGGCTCATTTGGCGGCGGCGGATCGAGCGGCAGCTGGTGA
- a CDS encoding T9SS type A sorting domain-containing protein, with protein MKHLFFLCLLTLRIFPQVEQTASVELYFGTESTFGGPITFYLSNQGQVWGGDLLATPCIMEYYLSNDFNDPSYTITNHNQPVNQWEGMDFTTSISWFGADVYGYGLYRVTNSESTAHFYIDYRDQRISCYPGTTTGHTIDVWIKYNGSTSSFSYSNNGESLPFYSIINDQYLTMWELKNVGSPHIDQLPDFWDHGLALIPSQSGNHPRLVWGPHPTLTDVVAYKVYRKYGTSTFDPIATNDFDKYDYIDTELTLDLQQGGANAYYFVKAVVINESESEATNTVVANIAGQSPEKQINLQNTIYNFQINNYPNPFNPTTNIQYSIPTDGLVSLIVYDLLGREVATLVSESKTAGSYSVDFNASTFASGTYIYQLKAGEFLSTKKMLLIK; from the coding sequence ATGAAACATTTATTTTTTCTCTGTTTGCTTACTCTTAGAATCTTTCCACAGGTTGAACAAACCGCTTCAGTGGAGTTATACTTTGGAACAGAGTCCACGTTTGGAGGTCCGATAACATTTTATTTGTCAAATCAAGGGCAGGTTTGGGGAGGAGATTTGTTGGCAACTCCTTGCATAATGGAATACTATTTAAGTAATGATTTTAATGATCCATCCTACACAATTACAAATCATAACCAACCGGTGAATCAATGGGAGGGTATGGATTTTACAACTTCGATAAGTTGGTTTGGTGCAGATGTTTATGGATATGGTTTATACAGAGTAACAAACTCGGAAAGCACGGCCCATTTTTATATTGATTATAGAGACCAAAGGATTTCTTGCTATCCGGGCACAACAACCGGACACACTATTGACGTATGGATTAAGTACAATGGGAGCACGAGTTCTTTTTCTTATAGCAATAATGGGGAGTCACTCCCATTTTATTCTATCATAAATGATCAATATTTAACTATGTGGGAATTAAAAAATGTTGGAAGCCCGCATATTGACCAGCTTCCAGATTTTTGGGATCATGGACTCGCCCTGATACCATCACAGTCTGGAAACCATCCTCGACTTGTTTGGGGACCACATCCAACTTTAACAGATGTTGTTGCTTACAAGGTTTATCGAAAATATGGTACTTCGACCTTTGATCCTATCGCAACAAATGACTTTGATAAATATGATTATATCGATACTGAACTTACATTAGATCTTCAACAAGGTGGTGCAAATGCATATTATTTTGTTAAGGCAGTTGTAATTAACGAAAGTGAAAGTGAGGCAACAAATACGGTAGTTGCTAACATTGCCGGGCAAAGTCCCGAGAAACAAATCAATCTTCAGAACACAATTTATAATTTTCAGATAAATAATTACCCAAACCCATTCAACCCAACAACAAACATACAGTATTCAATTCCAACGGATGGATTAGTATCACTAATAGTGTATGATTTACTTGGTCGAGAGGTTGCAACATTGGTTAGCGAATCTAAAACAGCGGGCAGCTATTCCGTAGATTTTAACGCATCTACGTTTGCGAGTGGTACATATATTTATCAGTTAAAAGCAGGAGAGTTTTTATCAACAAAAAAGATGTTACTGATAAAGTAA
- the rlmN gene encoding 23S rRNA (adenine(2503)-C(2))-methyltransferase RlmN produces the protein MLTDKKTILKGLTLPELKEYFISAGLPKFRGGQVFNWLYNKLETDFNEMSDFPKDLRKWLSENCESKTLDVVDSIISPETGTQKFIFETKGKNRIESVVIPDEKRTTLCISTQVGCPLDCKFCATGLMGYKKNLTSGEIFDQYLLASKNYDRSEITNIVYMGMGEPLLNFDATVRSLQIFSEELTTGISLKKITVSTAGIAPKINELSETGLKVKLAFSLHSCFEDMRTKIMPINKKYSLKENIAALKNHVKKTGTRVTFEYVMLKNINDTQKDLNALVKLCKEIPSKVNVIPFNSLQHMNPSGFSAELEPTPRKRINEFVEGLREKDVTVIVRYTQGEDIAAACGQLAINYN, from the coding sequence ATGTTAACAGACAAAAAAACCATTCTTAAAGGTCTTACCCTTCCTGAGCTGAAAGAATATTTCATTTCAGCCGGACTGCCTAAATTCAGGGGTGGACAGGTTTTTAACTGGCTCTACAATAAACTTGAAACTGATTTTAATGAAATGTCCGATTTCCCAAAAGACCTGCGCAAATGGTTAAGCGAAAATTGTGAGAGTAAAACTCTTGATGTGGTTGATTCTATCATCTCTCCTGAAACAGGAACGCAAAAATTCATATTCGAAACAAAAGGAAAAAACAGGATTGAGTCAGTTGTAATTCCCGATGAGAAAAGAACAACACTCTGTATTTCAACGCAAGTCGGCTGTCCCCTTGATTGTAAATTCTGTGCGACAGGATTAATGGGTTATAAAAAAAATCTAACATCGGGAGAGATTTTTGATCAGTATCTTCTCGCATCAAAAAATTATGACAGAAGTGAGATTACAAATATTGTTTATATGGGTATGGGTGAACCGCTTTTGAACTTTGATGCGACTGTTCGTTCACTTCAAATTTTTTCCGAAGAACTTACAACAGGAATTAGTTTAAAGAAGATAACAGTGTCAACCGCCGGCATTGCACCAAAAATAAATGAACTTTCTGAAACAGGATTGAAAGTTAAACTTGCCTTCTCTCTTCACTCATGTTTTGAAGATATGCGGACGAAGATAATGCCGATAAATAAAAAGTATTCACTCAAAGAAAATATTGCTGCCTTAAAAAACCACGTAAAGAAAACAGGTACAAGAGTTACTTTTGAATACGTGATGTTGAAGAACATCAACGATACTCAAAAGGATCTGAATGCACTTGTAAAACTGTGTAAAGAAATTCCGAGTAAGGTAAATGTAATTCCTTTCAATTCACTTCAGCATATGAATCCATCCGGATTTTCCGCAGAGCTTGAACCAACTCCGCGCAAACGAATCAATGAATTTGTTGAAGGTTTAAGAGAAAAAGATGTGACAGTGATTGTCCGCTATACACAGGGGGAAGATATTGCAGCAGCGTGCGGACAGCTTGCCATAAATTATAATTGA
- the mtgA gene encoding monofunctional biosynthetic peptidoglycan transglycosylase produces MYPVEFELTHYFKIFLRYFKEHRLKTIIFYFLIVGYLSIPSFQIPVLEYNSFRITSLMEQRAIENYMLFYPSQSWTSIGSVNPALLKSIISIEDGKFFIHKGIDWKELETSMKVNQRRKRTARGASTITMQLAKNLYLTTNKSILRKAKEFIITFRMEKELPKKVILENYINAVEWGDGIFGIKRAASEYFDKDPDKLTVIECSRLAAVIPSPLRHKPNTNSGYVLRRASLIRGRMNDVQLNF; encoded by the coding sequence ATGTACCCGGTTGAATTTGAACTGACGCATTACTTCAAAATTTTTCTGCGTTACTTTAAAGAGCACAGATTAAAAACGATCATTTTTTATTTTTTGATTGTCGGGTATTTAAGTATTCCTTCATTTCAGATTCCTGTGCTTGAATACAATTCATTCAGAATAACTTCACTGATGGAACAACGGGCAATAGAAAATTATATGTTGTTTTATCCTTCGCAGTCATGGACAAGCATTGGTTCAGTTAATCCAGCATTACTAAAATCTATTATTTCAATTGAAGACGGAAAGTTTTTTATTCACAAAGGAATCGACTGGAAAGAACTTGAAACTTCGATGAAGGTAAATCAAAGAAGAAAGAGAACAGCCCGCGGTGCGAGTACGATAACAATGCAGCTTGCTAAAAATTTATATCTTACGACCAATAAAAGCATTCTCCGTAAAGCAAAAGAATTTATAATCACTTTCAGGATGGAAAAAGAACTTCCGAAAAAAGTTATACTGGAAAATTATATCAACGCAGTAGAATGGGGAGATGGAATCTTTGGAATTAAAAGAGCGGCATCTGAGTATTTTGATAAAGACCCGGATAAGCTTACTGTAATTGAATGTTCAAGACTTGCTGCAGTTATCCCAAGTCCTCTTAGACACAAACCAAACACAAATTCAGGCTATGTATTAAGACGCGCATCCTTAATCCGCGGAAGGATGAATGATGTACAACTCAACTTCTGA
- a CDS encoding 4Fe-4S dicluster domain-containing protein, whose amino-acid sequence MAIMITEECINCGACEPECPNTAIYEGGVSWELAGKNYADGDAAPSGADGFFSSDFFYIVPDKCTECVGFHDEPQCAAVCPVDCCVLDPKHVEDKETLLARKDYLDGIGR is encoded by the coding sequence ATGGCAATAATGATTACTGAAGAGTGTATAAACTGCGGTGCGTGCGAACCAGAATGCCCCAACACAGCTATTTACGAAGGTGGTGTTAGCTGGGAATTAGCAGGCAAAAATTATGCTGATGGTGATGCCGCGCCATCAGGGGCTGATGGATTTTTTTCAAGTGACTTTTTTTATATAGTGCCTGATAAATGTACTGAGTGTGTCGGTTTTCATGATGAACCTCAATGCGCTGCTGTTTGCCCCGTTGATTGCTGCGTTCTTGATCCAAAACATGTTGAGGACAAGGAAACATTGCTAGCACGCAAAGATTATCTTGATGGAATCGGCAGATAA
- a CDS encoding P-II family nitrogen regulator, with amino-acid sequence MKKIEAIIRPFKLDEVKEALIEEGIKGLTITEVRGYGRQKGHTETYRGSEYRIEFIPKIKIEVVVEANKVEKVVDAILRSAKTGQVGDGKIFISDISDVIRIRTEESGKAAL; translated from the coding sequence ATGAAAAAAATTGAAGCAATAATACGACCCTTTAAACTTGATGAAGTAAAAGAAGCACTTATTGAAGAAGGCATCAAAGGGCTTACAATTACCGAAGTGCGCGGATACGGAAGACAGAAAGGTCATACCGAAACTTACAGGGGAAGTGAATACCGGATTGAATTCATTCCCAAAATAAAAATTGAAGTTGTGGTTGAAGCTAACAAAGTTGAAAAAGTAGTCGATGCAATTCTGCGTTCTGCCAAAACCGGTCAGGTTGGTGATGGTAAAATATTTATCTCCGATATAAGTGACGTTATCCGTATCCGTACCGAAGAATCGGGTAAAGCGGCTCTGTAA
- a CDS encoding PQQ-like beta-propeller repeat protein has product MKKLFLFILVIIILQLSCKENTITPPDNKPPGWQEDIPWPSLADSPWPTNHADMQRTGRSKYIGPQQGVIFAKVKAAQMQTGVVFGTDSIFYYGTSSRNVDTTQLVAAKIDGTILWSLDLEAFETSTTPLVDDEGTIYIANGFFRKIFAVNPDGTVKWTLQTSREVFNDGLGIGKDGTIYAIENGSTLDAINRDGTMKWQFQDNNFLWGSIVNLAFSPDGNTLYIHGGIIGDKEITLVAFDLVTLSIKWKFGHAFMRNGPLVDSQGNVYVLVADDTLNQNTANFYCLYPDGSLKWKFPHSRGYYVDTDPTIDKNGNIYFATETLYALDYSGKLRWKLDLVDGVNYCPLVCDSEGTVYIGTSTDFFNNSIFAVSKEGLIKWSLPIYDERSLGQSPAITKDGTLVYPTFRSDNLYIIK; this is encoded by the coding sequence ATGAAAAAATTATTTTTATTTATACTTGTAATAATAATTTTACAATTAAGTTGTAAAGAAAACACAATAACCCCACCAGACAACAAACCACCCGGCTGGCAGGAAGACATACCCTGGCCAAGTCTTGCAGATAGTCCCTGGCCGACAAATCATGCAGATATGCAAAGGACAGGAAGATCAAAATACATTGGTCCACAGCAAGGAGTTATTTTCGCCAAAGTTAAAGCTGCACAAATGCAAACCGGAGTCGTATTTGGTACTGATTCGATTTTCTACTATGGAACATCCTCACGAAATGTGGATACAACTCAATTGGTAGCAGCCAAGATAGATGGAACTATTCTTTGGTCACTCGATTTAGAAGCATTTGAAACATCTACAACACCATTAGTTGACGATGAAGGAACAATTTATATAGCTAATGGATTCTTTAGAAAGATTTTTGCGGTGAATCCTGATGGAACTGTTAAATGGACTTTGCAAACGTCAAGAGAAGTATTTAATGATGGTTTAGGTATAGGCAAAGATGGGACAATATATGCCATCGAAAACGGCTCAACACTGGATGCGATAAACAGGGATGGAACAATGAAGTGGCAATTTCAGGACAATAATTTTTTATGGGGAAGTATTGTAAATCTTGCGTTCTCACCTGATGGTAACACACTATATATTCATGGAGGTATAATTGGTGATAAAGAGATAACACTTGTAGCTTTCGATCTGGTAACTTTATCAATCAAGTGGAAGTTTGGGCATGCTTTTATGCGAAATGGTCCTTTAGTTGACTCACAAGGAAATGTCTATGTCCTGGTTGCCGATGATACATTAAATCAGAATACAGCAAACTTTTATTGTCTTTATCCTGATGGAAGTTTAAAATGGAAATTTCCACACTCAAGAGGTTATTATGTTGATACAGATCCGACTATCGATAAAAATGGGAATATTTATTTTGCAACAGAGACATTATATGCACTCGATTATTCAGGAAAGTTGAGATGGAAACTTGATTTAGTTGATGGGGTCAATTATTGTCCGCTAGTTTGTGATTCTGAAGGCACAGTATATATCGGTACTTCTACAGACTTTTTTAATAATTCTATTTTTGCGGTTTCAAAAGAAGGGCTTATAAAATGGTCTCTTCCAATATATGATGAACGTTCTCTTGGTCAGTCTCCTGCTATAACAAAAGATGGAACATTAGTTTATCCCACATTCCGGTCTGATAATTTGTATATAATTAAATAG
- a CDS encoding acyl-CoA dehydrogenase: MNFELTEDQVMIRDSAKDFAQSEIAPSTIDRDINAEFPHDIIKKMGELGFMGMMVSPEYGGAGLDTVSYVLAMIEISKVDASVGVVMSVNNSLVCYGLEKYGSDFIKQNYLVPLAKGEKLGAFALSEPEAGSDATKQKTTADKNGEHFVLNGMKNWITNGTTADYYLVMATTDKEKGHHGISTILVEKGTPGFGHGKKEDKLGIRSSDTCSLTFENCKVPFQNIVWEEGKGFNFAMNTLNGGRIGIAAQAIGIAEASLEAAVKYSQERKAFGSTIANFQAIQFKLSDMAVKVDAAKMLTLRAAALKDAGKKYFKEAAMAKLYASKVAVECALDAIQVHGGYGYVREYLVERYLRDAKITEIYEGTSEIQKMVIARSLLDSN, from the coding sequence ATGAATTTCGAGTTAACAGAAGATCAGGTAATGATCCGTGATTCAGCAAAAGATTTTGCTCAATCGGAAATTGCTCCATCAACTATTGATAGAGATATAAATGCGGAGTTCCCGCACGACATCATAAAAAAAATGGGTGAACTCGGTTTTATGGGGATGATGGTCTCACCGGAATACGGCGGTGCCGGACTTGATACTGTTAGTTATGTTCTTGCAATGATCGAAATTTCAAAAGTCGATGCAAGTGTCGGCGTGGTTATGTCAGTTAACAATTCGCTTGTTTGTTACGGACTTGAAAAGTATGGTTCAGATTTTATCAAACAAAATTATTTAGTCCCTTTAGCAAAAGGTGAAAAGCTTGGTGCGTTTGCTTTGTCAGAGCCTGAAGCCGGAAGCGATGCAACAAAACAAAAAACCACCGCTGATAAGAACGGTGAACACTTTGTTTTAAATGGAATGAAAAACTGGATCACAAACGGAACAACTGCAGACTATTATCTTGTAATGGCTACAACAGACAAAGAAAAAGGTCATCACGGTATTTCAACAATACTAGTTGAGAAGGGAACACCTGGATTCGGTCACGGAAAAAAAGAAGATAAACTTGGAATCAGAAGTTCGGATACGTGTTCACTTACTTTTGAAAACTGCAAAGTACCATTTCAGAATATCGTGTGGGAAGAGGGCAAAGGATTTAACTTCGCCATGAACACTTTAAACGGCGGAAGAATCGGAATCGCTGCACAAGCGATTGGCATCGCTGAAGCTTCACTTGAAGCTGCGGTTAAATATTCACAGGAGAGAAAAGCATTCGGTTCCACCATTGCAAATTTCCAGGCAATTCAGTTTAAACTTTCTGATATGGCTGTAAAAGTTGACGCAGCAAAAATGCTGACACTTCGTGCGGCAGCATTAAAAGATGCAGGCAAAAAGTATTTCAAAGAAGCGGCGATGGCTAAGTTGTACGCTTCTAAAGTAGCTGTTGAATGTGCGCTTGACGCAATCCAGGTTCATGGCGGCTACGGTTATGTTCGTGAATATTTAGTTGAACGTTATTTACGTGATGCAAAGATAACAGAGATTTACGAAGGCACATCCGAAATTCAAAAAATGGTAATTGCTCGTTCACTGCTTGACAGTAATTAG
- a CDS encoding 4Fe-4S binding protein, with amino-acid sequence MAYRITEECINCGACEPECPNTAIYEGGHEWEMDGNTYGEGAAAPSGVNGFYSNDYFYIVPDKCTECQGHHDEPQCVSVCPVDAVVQIS; translated from the coding sequence ATGGCTTATAGAATTACTGAAGAATGTATCAATTGCGGAGCTTGTGAACCGGAATGCCCAAATACAGCTATTTATGAAGGCGGACACGAATGGGAAATGGACGGAAATACCTATGGTGAAGGCGCGGCAGCTCCTTCTGGTGTTAACGGATTTTATTCAAACGATTACTTTTATATAGTTCCTGACAAGTGTACTGAGTGTCAGGGTCACCATGACGAACCACAATGTGTTAGTGTTTGCCCTGTAGATGCGGTTGTCCAGATAAGTTAA